The proteins below come from a single Crossiella sp. CA-258035 genomic window:
- a CDS encoding YggS family pyridoxal phosphate-dependent enzyme: MSRQERKAELAAALTEIQERIATACAKAGRDPGEVQLLPITKNFPASDVALLTELGCTEFGESREQEASAKAAELAAAGIHPRWHLIGRLQRNKARAVLRWAGVIQTVDSVRLADALAKAVAKARAEGEREDPLDVLVQLSLDGDPQRGGVPQDQLAELVAKITRSGELTLKGVMAVAPLGSNPHDAFGELAEVSARLRNEHAGAVVVSAGMSGDLEAAIDHGSTCVRVGTSLLGGRRLTSP; the protein is encoded by the coding sequence ATGAGCCGACAGGAGCGCAAGGCCGAGCTGGCCGCGGCGCTGACCGAGATCCAGGAGCGGATCGCCACCGCCTGCGCCAAGGCCGGGCGGGACCCGGGCGAGGTCCAGCTGCTGCCCATCACCAAGAACTTCCCGGCCTCCGACGTGGCCCTGCTGACCGAGCTGGGCTGCACCGAGTTCGGCGAGTCCCGGGAGCAGGAGGCCAGCGCCAAGGCCGCCGAGCTGGCCGCGGCGGGCATCCACCCGCGCTGGCACCTGATCGGCAGGCTCCAGCGCAACAAGGCCCGCGCGGTGCTCCGCTGGGCCGGAGTCATCCAGACGGTGGACAGCGTCCGGCTGGCCGACGCGCTCGCCAAGGCGGTGGCCAAGGCCCGCGCCGAGGGGGAGCGGGAGGACCCGCTGGACGTGCTCGTGCAGCTGAGCCTGGACGGTGATCCACAGCGCGGCGGGGTTCCGCAAGATCAACTCGCTGAACTGGTGGCAAAGATCACGCGATCGGGTGAACTGACCCTGAAAGGTGTGATGGCCGTCGCACCCCTAGGTAGTAATCCCCATGACGCTTTCGGGGAACTCGCTGAGGTGTCCGCGCGTCTAAGGAACGAGCATGCAGGTGCCGTCGTGGTGTCCGCAGGCATGAGCGGGGACTTGGAAGCGGCGATTGACCACGGCTCGACCTGTGTGCGTGTCGGAACCTCGTTGCTCGGCGGACGGCGGCTAACCTCGCCTTAG
- a CDS encoding FtsQ-type POTRA domain-containing protein → MSATPQRGKRYSDPRRAARPRPASVRGRRPAGRRRVAKLRRLLRPWVLMSVVTVLVGLGYLLYYTGLFAVREVRIDGLKALSAEEIRTAANVPEGTPLLQVDTAEVAARIGTVPRVFTVNVERSFPSSLVVTVDERTPVGVFNGAEGPQLVDGTGRAYATVPKPPDGLPVVKVRSAAPDDPAAKAAVDVLAAVPDKLKPEVLEVSAEVPGDVRLQLIGGREVRWGSTADSGRKAQVLEPLLGRPGKIFNISSPDLPTVV, encoded by the coding sequence ATGAGCGCGACGCCGCAGCGCGGCAAGCGGTACAGCGACCCCCGCAGGGCCGCCCGGCCGCGCCCGGCGTCCGTGCGGGGCCGCCGTCCGGCCGGGCGGCGGCGGGTGGCCAAGCTGCGCAGGCTGCTGCGGCCCTGGGTGCTGATGTCGGTGGTGACCGTGCTGGTCGGCCTCGGCTACCTGCTCTACTACACCGGGCTGTTCGCGGTCAGGGAGGTGCGGATCGACGGCCTCAAGGCGCTCAGCGCCGAGGAGATCCGCACCGCGGCCAACGTGCCGGAGGGCACCCCGCTGCTCCAGGTGGACACCGCCGAGGTGGCCGCCAGGATCGGCACCGTGCCCAGGGTGTTCACGGTGAACGTGGAGCGCTCCTTCCCGAGCAGCCTGGTGGTCACCGTGGACGAGCGCACCCCGGTCGGGGTGTTCAACGGCGCCGAGGGCCCGCAGCTGGTGGACGGCACCGGCCGGGCCTACGCCACCGTGCCCAAGCCGCCGGACGGCCTGCCGGTGGTCAAGGTGCGCAGCGCCGCGCCGGACGACCCGGCGGCCAAGGCGGCGGTGGACGTGCTGGCCGCGGTGCCGGACAAGCTCAAGCCGGAGGTGCTGGAGGTCTCCGCCGAGGTGCCCGGCGACGTCCGGTTGCAGCTCATCGGCGGCCGGGAGGTGCGCTGGGGCAGCACCGCCGACTCCGGCCGCAAGGCGCAGGTGCTGGAGCCGTTGCTGGGACGACCTGGGAAAATCTTCAACATCTCCAGCCCGGACCTGCCTACTGTCGTCTGA
- a CDS encoding DinB family protein, whose protein sequence is MTDTRPEPPLVADERDTLCGFLDFLRATVVLKATGLSEVDARKPLIPSSPLMTVIGLVNHLRWVEWAWFSNRVDDQPGEPPWAGEDPDAEFRVPAEQTLADVLAGYERECAVSREVLARKDLSATFAHPRLGNVSVRWVLTHMIEETGRHAGHLDLIRELLDGVTGE, encoded by the coding sequence ATGACCGACACCCGTCCCGAACCGCCACTGGTCGCCGACGAGCGCGACACCCTGTGCGGCTTCCTGGACTTCCTGCGCGCCACCGTGGTCCTGAAGGCCACCGGACTGTCCGAAGTGGACGCCCGGAAACCGTTGATCCCCAGCTCACCGCTGATGACGGTGATCGGACTGGTCAACCACCTGCGCTGGGTGGAGTGGGCCTGGTTCAGCAACCGGGTGGACGACCAGCCCGGCGAACCGCCGTGGGCGGGCGAGGATCCGGACGCCGAGTTCCGGGTGCCCGCCGAGCAGACACTGGCCGATGTGCTGGCCGGGTACGAGCGGGAATGCGCGGTCAGCCGGGAGGTCCTGGCCCGAAAGGACCTGTCGGCGACATTCGCTCATCCGCGACTCGGTAACGTAAGCGTGCGCTGGGTGCTGACCCACATGATCGAGGAGACCGGACGCCATGCCGGTCATCTCGACCTCATTCGCGAGCTGCTCGACGGTGTGACCGGAGAGTGA
- the sepF gene encoding cell division protein SepF: MSALQKLKAYFGMVPADEVDRYATEEDDRYHGRSREYADDYGDRDYGDRRYAEADYESYPERGSRRRRFGTYRPELVEDVDDYEPEPEPARTRRPWAATTSTPSVSSVPPTRGALAVDPKTQHEPAPRTRAVIEHPSHPLSRITTLAPRSYLEARTIGEHYREGTPVIINLTGMADADARRLVDFAAGLAFALRGDIDKVTNKVFLLSPPNVDVTAEDRRRLAEGGYFSQS; encoded by the coding sequence ATGAGCGCGCTCCAGAAGCTGAAGGCCTACTTCGGAATGGTCCCTGCCGACGAAGTCGACCGGTACGCCACCGAAGAGGACGACCGCTACCACGGCCGCAGCCGGGAGTACGCGGACGACTACGGCGACCGGGACTACGGAGACCGCCGCTACGCCGAGGCCGACTACGAGTCCTACCCCGAGCGGGGCTCGCGCCGGCGCCGGTTCGGCACCTACCGCCCTGAGCTGGTCGAGGACGTCGACGACTACGAGCCGGAACCCGAGCCCGCGCGCACGCGCAGGCCCTGGGCGGCCACCACGTCGACACCGAGCGTCTCCAGTGTGCCGCCCACCCGCGGCGCGCTGGCCGTCGACCCGAAGACCCAGCACGAGCCCGCCCCGCGGACCCGTGCCGTCATCGAGCACCCCTCGCACCCGCTCAGCCGGATCACCACCCTGGCCCCGCGCAGCTACCTGGAGGCGCGGACCATCGGCGAGCACTACCGCGAGGGCACCCCGGTGATCATCAACCTGACCGGCATGGCGGACGCCGACGCGCGCCGTCTGGTGGACTTCGCGGCCGGTCTGGCCTTCGCTCTGCGGGGCGACATCGACAAGGTCACCAACAAGGTGTTCCTTCTCTCACCACCCAACGTCGACGTCACGGCGGAAGATCGCCGGCGGTTGGCGGAGGGTGGCTACTTCAGTCAGAGCTAG
- the murG gene encoding undecaprenyldiphospho-muramoylpentapeptide beta-N-acetylglucosaminyltransferase produces the protein MSGETVRSGPCVVVAGGGTAGHIEPALALADAVRRIRPDVRVIALGTERGLETKIVPARGYQLELIPPVPMPRKPTPELLRLPLKVRDAVRRTREIFDRHGADVVVGFGGYVALPAYLAARGRVPIVVHEANARTGLANKVGARFAAAVAAAVPGSGLPGAKVIGIPLRQSITTLDRAALRNEARRFFGLHPTAPCLLVVGGSQGARSINTAVSASAGQFAAAGIGVLHAHGPKNTVAVQQVPHAPAYVPVPYLERMDLAYAAADAVLCRSGAMTVAEVSALGLPAVFVPLPIGNGEQALNANPVVDNGGGLLIPDSELTAQRISDQVIPMLRDPERLAKMGAAAQSGGHREADMVLARMVLDQVRR, from the coding sequence GTGTCTGGTGAAACCGTCCGAAGTGGACCCTGTGTCGTCGTCGCCGGAGGCGGCACCGCCGGGCACATCGAGCCCGCGCTGGCCCTGGCCGACGCGGTGCGCCGGATCCGGCCCGATGTCAGGGTGATCGCACTGGGCACCGAGCGGGGCCTGGAGACCAAGATCGTGCCGGCCCGCGGCTACCAGCTGGAGTTGATCCCGCCGGTGCCGATGCCGCGCAAGCCCACCCCCGAGCTGCTCCGGCTGCCGCTGAAGGTCAGGGACGCGGTCCGCCGCACCCGCGAGATCTTCGACCGGCACGGCGCGGACGTGGTGGTCGGCTTCGGCGGCTACGTGGCGCTGCCGGCCTACCTGGCCGCCCGCGGCCGGGTGCCGATCGTGGTGCACGAGGCCAACGCGCGCACCGGCCTGGCCAACAAGGTCGGCGCCCGCTTCGCCGCCGCGGTGGCCGCCGCGGTGCCCGGCAGCGGCCTGCCCGGCGCCAAGGTCATCGGCATCCCGCTGCGCCAGTCCATCACCACCCTGGACCGGGCCGCGCTGCGCAACGAGGCCCGCCGGTTCTTCGGCCTGCACCCCACCGCCCCCTGCCTGCTGGTGGTCGGCGGCTCCCAGGGCGCGCGCTCGATCAACACCGCGGTCTCCGCATCGGCCGGGCAGTTCGCCGCCGCCGGCATCGGCGTGCTGCACGCGCACGGGCCCAAGAACACCGTGGCCGTGCAGCAGGTGCCGCACGCGCCCGCCTACGTGCCGGTGCCCTACCTGGAGCGGATGGACCTGGCCTACGCCGCCGCGGACGCGGTGCTCTGCCGCTCCGGCGCGATGACCGTGGCCGAGGTCTCCGCGCTCGGCCTGCCCGCGGTGTTCGTGCCGCTGCCGATCGGCAACGGCGAGCAGGCGCTCAACGCCAACCCGGTGGTGGACAACGGCGGCGGCCTGCTCATCCCGGACAGCGAGCTGACCGCGCAGCGGATCTCCGATCAGGTCATCCCGATGCTGCGGGACCCGGAGCGGCTGGCCAAGATGGGCGCGGCGGCCCAGTCCGGCGGACACCGCGAGGCCGACATGGTGCTGGCCCGCATGGTGCTGGACCAGGTGCGCCGGTGA
- a CDS encoding DivIVA domain-containing protein has protein sequence MGLTPADVHNVAFSKPPIGKRGYNEDEVDAFLDLIEAELARLIEENNDLRQQVEQLDSQLSNARVELEDARTKTVAGGHSPVRSVDEPRRLTPVPPPSVMEQTSPGGDHHVQAAKVLGLAQEMADRLTGEAKAESDGMLSEARTKSEQLLSEARAKADSMVNEARTRAETMLNDARTRAETLERQAREKASALERDAQRKHTEVMGSITQEKNALEKKLDTLRTFEREYRTRLKTFLESRLQELIDQGSAAPAAPTESRANQSGYTFGTRAAEAG, from the coding sequence ATGGGCTTGACCCCCGCCGACGTTCATAATGTGGCGTTCAGTAAGCCGCCGATAGGCAAGCGGGGCTACAACGAGGACGAGGTCGATGCCTTCCTCGACCTCATCGAGGCCGAGCTCGCCAGGCTGATCGAGGAGAACAACGACCTGCGCCAGCAGGTCGAACAGCTCGACAGCCAGCTGAGCAACGCCCGCGTTGAGCTCGAGGACGCGCGGACCAAGACCGTCGCGGGCGGGCACTCCCCGGTCCGCTCGGTCGACGAGCCGCGTCGCCTCACCCCCGTGCCCCCGCCCAGCGTGATGGAGCAGACCTCTCCCGGAGGCGACCACCACGTGCAGGCAGCCAAGGTCCTCGGCCTGGCTCAGGAGATGGCCGACCGGCTCACCGGTGAGGCCAAGGCAGAGTCCGACGGCATGCTGTCGGAAGCCCGGACCAAGTCCGAGCAGCTGCTCTCCGAGGCCCGTGCCAAGGCCGACAGCATGGTCAACGAGGCCCGTACCAGGGCGGAGACCATGCTCAACGACGCGCGCACCCGTGCCGAGACCCTGGAGCGTCAGGCCAGGGAGAAGGCTTCGGCCCTCGAACGGGACGCCCAGCGCAAGCACACCGAGGTGATGGGCTCCATCACCCAGGAGAAGAACGCGCTGGAGAAGAAGCTCGACACGCTGCGCACCTTCGAGCGTGAGTACCGCACCAGGTTGAAGACCTTCCTGGAGTCCCGCCTGCAGGAACTGATCGACCAGGGTTCGGCCGCACCCGCGGCGCCGACGGAGAGCCGGGCCAACCAGTCCGGGTACACCTTCGGCACCCGTGCGGCAGAGGCCGGCTGA
- the murC gene encoding UDP-N-acetylmuramate--L-alanine ligase gives MSAPEVGPLDERLARTHLVGIGGAGMSGIARILLARGARVSGSDAKDSPTVLALRAQGAEISTGHLAENLDQLDGGPTAVVVSTAIRPSNPELAAARERGITVLRRAEALGALMAGHRVACIAGTHGKTSTTSMLTVALQHCRLDPSFAIGGDLNDSGANAHHGSGGAFVAEADESDGSFLVFSPSVAVVTNVEADHLDHHGTVEAYVAVFDEFVTRIEPGGVLIANADDPGSAALAERATAQGVRVLRYGRAEGADARILVHRPTATGGEVDIEHNGEQVTVTVAVPGEHMAGNAVAALLAGLELGAPLDGLRNGLAAFGGVRRRFEFKGQAAGVRVYDDYAHHPTEVDAQLRAARPVVGGTGRLVVVFQPHLYSRTKAFCAEFAQALALADEVVVLDVYGAREEPEPGVTGELVAESVPLPQGRVHYESSISHAPKLVAGLVQAGDLVITMGAGDVTMLGPEILGELAGGEDAGR, from the coding sequence GTGAGCGCCCCGGAGGTCGGCCCGCTGGACGAGCGCCTGGCCCGGACCCACCTGGTGGGCATCGGCGGCGCCGGGATGAGCGGCATCGCCCGGATCCTGCTGGCCCGCGGCGCGCGGGTGTCCGGCTCCGACGCCAAGGACTCGCCCACCGTGCTGGCCCTGCGCGCGCAGGGCGCGGAGATCAGCACCGGGCACCTGGCGGAGAACCTGGACCAGCTCGACGGCGGCCCGACCGCGGTGGTCGTCTCCACCGCGATCCGGCCGAGCAACCCGGAGCTGGCCGCGGCCCGGGAACGCGGCATCACCGTGCTGCGCCGGGCGGAGGCGCTGGGCGCGCTGATGGCCGGGCACCGGGTGGCCTGCATCGCGGGCACGCACGGCAAGACCTCGACCACCTCGATGCTCACCGTGGCCCTGCAGCACTGCCGGCTGGACCCCTCCTTCGCCATCGGCGGCGACCTCAACGACTCCGGCGCCAACGCCCACCACGGCAGCGGCGGCGCGTTCGTGGCCGAGGCCGACGAGTCCGACGGCTCGTTCCTGGTGTTCAGCCCCTCGGTCGCGGTGGTCACCAACGTGGAGGCCGACCACCTGGACCACCACGGCACGGTCGAGGCCTACGTGGCGGTCTTCGACGAGTTCGTCACCCGGATCGAGCCCGGCGGCGTGCTGATCGCCAACGCCGACGACCCGGGCTCGGCCGCGCTGGCCGAGCGCGCCACCGCCCAGGGCGTGCGGGTGCTGCGCTACGGCCGCGCTGAGGGCGCGGACGCCCGCATCCTGGTGCACCGGCCCACCGCGACCGGCGGCGAGGTGGACATCGAGCACAACGGCGAGCAGGTCACCGTCACGGTGGCCGTTCCCGGCGAGCACATGGCGGGCAACGCGGTCGCCGCGCTGCTGGCCGGGCTGGAGCTGGGCGCGCCGCTGGACGGCCTGCGCAACGGCCTGGCCGCCTTCGGTGGCGTCCGGCGGCGGTTCGAGTTCAAGGGCCAGGCTGCCGGGGTGCGGGTCTACGACGACTACGCCCACCACCCCACCGAGGTGGACGCCCAGCTGCGTGCCGCCCGGCCGGTGGTCGGTGGCACGGGCAGGCTGGTGGTGGTCTTCCAGCCGCACCTGTACTCGCGCACCAAGGCCTTCTGCGCCGAGTTCGCCCAGGCGCTGGCGCTGGCCGACGAGGTGGTGGTGCTCGACGTCTACGGCGCCCGCGAGGAGCCCGAGCCCGGCGTGACCGGCGAGCTGGTGGCCGAGAGCGTGCCACTGCCGCAGGGCAGGGTGCACTACGAGTCCTCGATCAGCCACGCGCCCAAGCTGGTGGCCGGCCTGGTCCAGGCCGGTGACCTGGTGATCACCATGGGCGCGGGCGATGTCACCATGCTCGGCCCGGAGATCCTCGGCGAGCTGGCCGGCGGCGAGGACGCCGGACGATGA
- a CDS encoding YggT family protein yields the protein MQPVWVIAYYLLFAFWLLLTARVVVELVRSFAREWRPAGGVAVTLETIYTVTDPPVSLARRVIPMVRIGGIGLDLSIMVLLLVVFILMRLVPIS from the coding sequence GTGCAACCGGTCTGGGTCATCGCCTATTACCTGCTTTTCGCCTTCTGGCTGCTGCTGACCGCCAGGGTGGTCGTCGAGCTCGTCCGATCGTTCGCCAGAGAGTGGCGGCCGGCGGGCGGGGTTGCGGTGACGCTGGAGACCATCTACACAGTGACCGACCCCCCGGTCTCCCTGGCTCGTCGGGTGATCCCGATGGTCCGGATCGGGGGCATCGGACTGGACTTGTCGATTATGGTGCTGCTGCTGGTCGTGTTCATCCTGATGCGGCTGGTGCCGATCTCGTGA
- the ftsZ gene encoding cell division protein FtsZ — MTPPHNYLAVIKVVGIGGGGVNAVNRMIEVGLKGVEFIAVNTDAQALLMSDADVKLDIGRELTRGLGAGANPEVGQRAAEDHREEIEEVIKGADMVFVTAGEGGGTGTGGAPVVASIARKLGALTIGVVTRPFSFEGKRRAKQAEDGIQALRNECDTLIVIPNDRLLQLGDIGVSLMDAFRSADEVLLSGVQGITDLITTPGLINLDFADVKSVMSGAGSALMGIGSARGEGRAVQAAGKAINSPLLEASMEGAHGVLLSIAGGSDLGLFEINEAASLVQEAAHPEANIIFGTVIDDSLGDEVRVTVIAAGFDGGTPTHKKLEPAPVSSRAPVAPAQAGQVGGNPQQAEEPQQAAPQPQQQTYQPAPQPQTYQQPQAQPAPQPVVQQPPAPQPPQANPMNPLPPRTSAGLPPVSSGLGGSLPSRSVPITDEPDDDEVDVPPFMRR; from the coding sequence ATGACGCCCCCGCACAACTACCTCGCGGTGATCAAGGTCGTCGGAATCGGCGGCGGCGGCGTGAACGCGGTGAACCGCATGATCGAGGTTGGGCTCAAGGGCGTCGAGTTCATCGCGGTGAACACCGACGCCCAGGCTTTGCTGATGTCAGACGCCGACGTGAAGCTCGACATCGGCCGTGAGCTGACCCGCGGTCTTGGCGCAGGCGCCAACCCCGAGGTCGGCCAGCGCGCCGCCGAGGACCACCGGGAAGAGATCGAAGAGGTCATCAAGGGCGCCGACATGGTCTTCGTGACCGCAGGCGAGGGCGGTGGCACGGGCACCGGCGGCGCGCCGGTGGTCGCCTCGATCGCCCGCAAGCTCGGCGCGCTGACCATCGGCGTGGTCACCCGCCCGTTCTCCTTCGAGGGCAAGCGGCGGGCCAAGCAGGCCGAGGACGGCATCCAGGCGCTGCGCAACGAGTGCGACACCTTGATCGTCATCCCGAACGACCGGCTGCTGCAGCTGGGCGACATCGGCGTCAGCCTGATGGACGCCTTCCGCTCGGCCGATGAGGTGCTGCTCTCCGGTGTGCAGGGCATCACCGACCTGATCACCACCCCCGGTCTGATCAACCTGGACTTCGCCGACGTCAAGAGCGTCATGTCCGGCGCGGGCAGCGCGCTGATGGGCATCGGCTCGGCCAGGGGCGAGGGCCGCGCGGTGCAGGCCGCGGGCAAGGCGATCAACTCGCCACTGCTGGAAGCCTCGATGGAGGGCGCGCACGGCGTGCTGCTCTCGATCGCGGGTGGCTCGGACCTCGGCCTGTTCGAGATCAACGAGGCCGCCTCGCTGGTCCAGGAGGCCGCGCACCCCGAGGCCAACATCATCTTCGGTACGGTCATCGACGACTCGCTCGGCGACGAGGTCAGGGTCACCGTGATAGCCGCTGGGTTCGACGGCGGCACGCCGACGCACAAGAAGCTGGAGCCCGCCCCGGTCAGCTCGCGGGCCCCGGTCGCCCCGGCCCAGGCCGGCCAGGTCGGCGGCAACCCCCAGCAGGCCGAGGAACCGCAGCAGGCGGCTCCCCAGCCCCAGCAGCAGACCTACCAGCCGGCTCCGCAGCCGCAGACCTACCAGCAGCCGCAGGCCCAGCCCGCGCCGCAGCCGGTCGTGCAGCAGCCCCCGGCCCCGCAGCCGCCGCAGGCCAACCCGATGAACCCGCTGCCGCCGCGCACCTCCGCCGGCCTGCCCCCGGTCAGCTCCGGCCTCGGCGGCAGCCTGCCGTCCCGCTCGGTCCCGATCACCGACGAGCCGGACGACGACGAGGTCGACGTCCCCCCCTTCATGCGCCGCTGA
- the ftsW gene encoding putative lipid II flippase FtsW, whose product MPRRTRRTSRVSWRSALTAWLSRPLADFHLVLAIFGLLTILGLVMVLSASIPDSLNKFNSGYVIFGKQLAYVVVGLVLFWIALRLPARTLRRLSIPAMVVSLLLLILVLVPGIGAELNKARSWFKLGPLSFQPVEPAKVALVLWGAHVLATKRAMLHQWRHLLVPLVPAALMMFALLMLQPDLGSTITLAVIVLSLLWFAGAPLRLFGVIALGAVTGAIALAMSAAYRLERLTSFFDPTADPTASYQSTQALYALGDGGIFGVGLGQGKAKWSYLPNVHNDFIYAVIGEELGLIGALLVLVLFGLLAYVGLRISQRNTDPWIRLVSATLTVWLVAQAAINIGYVVGLLPVTGLTLPMISSGGTSAAVTMLVFGILANNTRHEPEAVAALRTLGPGRVGKLLRLPAPEPYRPPAKRKPVRPSTPPRQAGRPVRAAAHQAATAQDDRRRTRRNTGSPDPRRRAGYPNSREGRIR is encoded by the coding sequence ATGCCCCGACGGACCCGCCGGACCTCCCGGGTCTCCTGGCGCTCGGCGCTGACCGCCTGGCTGAGCAGGCCGCTGGCCGACTTCCACCTGGTGCTGGCGATCTTCGGCCTGCTCACCATCCTCGGCCTGGTCATGGTGCTGTCGGCCTCGATCCCGGACAGCCTGAACAAGTTCAACTCCGGCTACGTGATCTTCGGCAAGCAGCTGGCCTACGTGGTGGTCGGTCTGGTGCTGTTCTGGATCGCGCTGCGGCTGCCGGCCAGAACCCTGCGCCGGCTGAGCATCCCGGCCATGGTGGTCAGCCTGCTGCTGCTCATCCTGGTGCTGGTGCCGGGCATCGGCGCCGAGCTGAACAAGGCGCGCAGCTGGTTCAAGCTCGGCCCGCTGTCGTTCCAGCCGGTGGAACCGGCCAAGGTCGCGCTGGTGCTCTGGGGCGCGCACGTGCTGGCCACCAAACGCGCCATGCTGCACCAGTGGCGGCACCTGCTGGTGCCACTGGTGCCCGCGGCGCTGATGATGTTCGCCCTGCTCATGCTGCAACCCGACCTCGGCTCCACCATCACCCTCGCGGTGATCGTGCTGTCCCTGCTGTGGTTCGCCGGCGCGCCGCTGCGGCTGTTCGGCGTGATCGCCCTCGGCGCGGTCACCGGCGCGATCGCGCTGGCCATGTCCGCGGCCTACCGGCTGGAACGCCTGACCTCCTTCTTCGACCCCACCGCGGACCCGACCGCCTCCTACCAGTCCACGCAGGCGCTCTACGCCCTCGGCGACGGCGGCATCTTCGGGGTCGGCCTCGGCCAGGGCAAGGCCAAGTGGAGCTACCTGCCCAACGTGCACAACGACTTCATCTACGCGGTGATCGGCGAGGAGCTCGGCCTGATCGGCGCACTGCTGGTGCTGGTGCTCTTCGGCCTGCTCGCCTACGTCGGCCTGCGCATCTCCCAGCGCAACACCGACCCCTGGATCCGGCTGGTCTCGGCCACCCTCACGGTGTGGCTGGTGGCCCAGGCCGCGATCAACATCGGCTACGTGGTCGGCCTGCTCCCGGTCACCGGCCTGACCCTGCCGATGATCTCCTCCGGCGGCACCTCGGCCGCGGTGACCATGCTGGTCTTCGGCATCCTGGCCAACAACACCCGGCACGAGCCAGAGGCCGTGGCCGCGCTGCGCACCCTCGGCCCCGGCCGGGTCGGCAAGCTGCTCCGCCTGCCCGCCCCCGAGCCCTACCGGCCACCGGCCAAGCGCAAGCCGGTCCGCCCGTCCACCCCGCCCCGCCAGGCCGGCCGCCCGGTGCGCGCGGCCGCCCACCAGGCCGCCACGGCCCAGGACGACCGGCGGCGCACCAGGCGCAACACCGGCAGCCCCGATCCGCGGCGCAGAGCGGGATACCCGAACAGCCGGGAAGGCCGCATCCGCTGA
- the pgeF gene encoding peptidoglycan editing factor PgeF: MRIRRVITTRAGGASLAPYESFNLGDHVGDAPEAVSANRKRLAEGIGLTADRLVWMEQVHGRTVTTVDGPSDTPAEATDALVTAQPGLALVALTADCVPVLLGDAEAGVVAAVHAGRVGARVGVLPAALRAMDAAGARIDRVEALLGPSVCGECYEVPQAMQDDVAAHLPGAACKTRKGTPGLDLRAGLWQQLADAGVAKVGLDPRCTVEDKTLFSHRRDGHTGRLASVVWVEAE, encoded by the coding sequence GTGCGCATTCGTCGGGTTATCACCACGCGGGCGGGCGGGGCTTCGCTTGCGCCGTACGAGTCCTTCAACCTCGGCGACCACGTCGGGGACGCGCCGGAGGCGGTGAGCGCGAACCGGAAGCGGCTGGCCGAGGGGATCGGGCTGACCGCGGACCGGCTGGTCTGGATGGAGCAGGTGCACGGGCGCACGGTCACCACCGTGGACGGGCCGAGCGACACGCCTGCCGAGGCGACCGACGCGCTGGTCACCGCGCAACCCGGGCTGGCGCTGGTGGCGCTGACCGCGGACTGCGTGCCGGTGCTGCTCGGCGACGCCGAGGCCGGGGTGGTCGCCGCGGTGCACGCCGGCCGGGTGGGCGCCAGGGTGGGCGTGCTGCCCGCGGCGCTGCGCGCGATGGACGCGGCCGGCGCCCGGATCGACCGGGTGGAGGCGTTGCTCGGGCCCTCCGTGTGCGGGGAGTGCTACGAGGTGCCGCAGGCCATGCAGGACGACGTGGCCGCGCACCTGCCCGGCGCGGCCTGCAAGACGCGCAAGGGCACGCCGGGGCTGGACCTGCGGGCCGGGCTCTGGCAGCAGCTCGCCGACGCCGGGGTGGCCAAGGTCGGGCTGGACCCGCGCTGCACGGTGGAGGACAAGACCCTGTTCAGCCACCGGCGGGACGGTCATACCGGCCGGCTGGCCTCGGTGGTCTGGGTGGAGGCGGAATGA